A stretch of Paracoccus sp. N5 DNA encodes these proteins:
- a CDS encoding Tex family protein, whose amino-acid sequence MDAADRIARIIAQEINASPAQVVAATGLLDGGATVPFVARYRKEVTGGLDDTQLRNLSERLAYLRELEARRLAIRDQIRSQGKLTEDLARAIAGAETKAALEDIYLPFKPKRRTKAMIARENGLEPLLRAIQADRASAPEALAAAYLTEAVPDVKSALDGARDILVEELSENAVLLGRLREFMQAEAIVSARVVPGKEQAGAKFSDYFAHAEKWSAIPAHRALAILRGVKEEVLTVEIAPEPETGVARAEGIVAQALGRLGDLPGDAWLRKMAGWCWRVRLSNTMYIDLLTELRSRAHAEAIRVFARNLKDLLLASPAGPRPTIGLDPGIRTGVKLAAVDATGKLVETATLYPFPPKSDLRGAEAALAAAILRHKIELIAIGNGTASRETERMVADVLKRLPQGVKAPVKVIVSEAGASVYSASELAAREFPDLDVSLRGAVSIARRLQDPLAELVKVPPESIGVGQYQHDVDQRQLARTLEAVVEDAVNAVGVDLNTASAPLLAHVAGLGPSLAQNIVAWRDQNGAFPSRAALKKVTGLGPRAFEQSAGFLRIRDGKEPLDASSVHPEAYGLARRIVAACGRDIRQIMGQPQALAGLHAEAFVDDSFGLPTVRDILAELEKPGRDPRPSFVTASFAEGVEDIKHLKPGMSLEGTVTNVAAFGAFVDIGVHQDGLVHISQLADRFIKDPNEVVKVGDVVKVRVTEVDVARKRIGLTMRKDGGASARDAQAERAPKAQPGRGPKSAGPAGGAPGALGAALMNALKKS is encoded by the coding sequence TTGGACGCAGCCGACCGCATCGCCCGCATCATCGCCCAGGAAATCAACGCCAGCCCCGCGCAGGTCGTCGCCGCGACCGGGCTGCTGGACGGTGGCGCCACGGTGCCCTTCGTCGCCCGCTACCGCAAGGAGGTGACGGGCGGTCTTGACGATACCCAGCTGCGCAACCTGTCGGAACGGCTGGCCTATCTGCGCGAACTCGAGGCGCGGCGCCTGGCGATCCGCGACCAGATCCGCTCCCAGGGCAAGCTGACCGAGGATCTGGCCCGCGCCATCGCCGGGGCCGAGACCAAGGCCGCGCTCGAGGACATCTATCTGCCCTTCAAGCCCAAGCGCCGCACCAAGGCGATGATCGCGCGCGAAAACGGGCTGGAGCCGCTGCTGCGCGCCATCCAGGCCGACCGTGCGTCGGCGCCCGAGGCGCTGGCCGCCGCCTATCTGACCGAGGCGGTGCCAGACGTGAAATCGGCGTTGGACGGCGCCCGCGACATCCTGGTCGAGGAACTGTCCGAAAACGCCGTCCTGCTGGGCCGGCTGCGCGAATTCATGCAGGCCGAGGCCATCGTCTCGGCGCGTGTGGTGCCGGGCAAGGAGCAGGCCGGCGCCAAGTTCAGCGACTATTTCGCCCATGCCGAGAAATGGTCCGCCATTCCCGCGCATCGCGCCCTGGCGATCCTGCGCGGCGTCAAGGAAGAGGTGCTGACGGTCGAGATCGCCCCCGAGCCCGAGACCGGCGTGGCGCGGGCCGAGGGCATCGTCGCCCAGGCGCTGGGGCGGCTGGGCGACCTGCCGGGCGATGCCTGGCTGCGCAAGATGGCCGGCTGGTGCTGGCGGGTGCGGCTGTCGAACACCATGTACATCGACCTGCTGACCGAGCTGCGCAGCCGCGCCCATGCCGAGGCGATCCGGGTTTTCGCCCGCAATCTCAAGGATCTGCTGCTGGCCTCGCCCGCGGGGCCGCGCCCGACCATCGGCCTTGACCCCGGCATCCGCACCGGCGTCAAGCTGGCCGCCGTCGATGCGACCGGCAAACTGGTCGAGACGGCGACGCTGTATCCCTTTCCGCCGAAATCCGACCTGCGCGGCGCCGAGGCCGCGCTGGCCGCCGCCATCCTGCGCCACAAGATCGAGCTGATCGCCATCGGCAACGGCACCGCCAGCCGCGAGACCGAGCGCATGGTCGCCGACGTGCTGAAGCGTCTGCCCCAGGGCGTCAAGGCGCCGGTCAAGGTCATCGTCAGCGAGGCCGGCGCCTCGGTCTATTCGGCCTCCGAACTGGCGGCGCGCGAATTCCCCGACCTGGACGTGTCCTTGCGCGGCGCGGTTTCCATCGCGCGGCGGCTGCAGGATCCGCTGGCCGAGCTGGTCAAGGTGCCGCCGGAATCGATCGGCGTCGGCCAGTACCAGCACGACGTCGACCAGCGCCAGCTGGCCCGCACGCTGGAGGCGGTGGTCGAGGATGCGGTGAACGCGGTGGGCGTCGACCTGAACACCGCCTCGGCGCCGCTGCTGGCGCATGTCGCGGGGCTGGGCCCGTCGCTGGCGCAGAACATCGTCGCCTGGCGCGACCAGAACGGCGCCTTCCCCTCACGCGCGGCGCTGAAGAAGGTGACGGGGCTCGGGCCGCGCGCCTTTGAGCAATCGGCCGGCTTCCTGCGCATCCGCGACGGGAAAGAGCCGCTCGACGCCTCCTCGGTCCACCCCGAGGCTTACGGCCTCGCGCGTCGGATCGTCGCCGCCTGCGGCCGCGACATCCGCCAGATCATGGGCCAGCCGCAGGCGCTGGCGGGCCTGCACGCCGAAGCCTTCGTCGATGACAGCTTCGGCCTGCCGACGGTGCGCGACATTCTGGCCGAGCTGGAAAAGCCCGGCCGCGACCCGCGCCCGAGCTTCGTCACCGCGAGCTTTGCCGAGGGGGTCGAGGACATCAAGCACCTGAAACCCGGCATGAGCCTGGAGGGGACGGTGACCAATGTCGCGGCCTTCGGCGCCTTCGTCGATATCGGCGTGCACCAGGACGGGCTTGTGCACATCAGCCAGCTTGCCGACCGTTTCATCAAGGATCCCAACGAGGTGGTGAAGGTCGGCGACGTGGTCAAGGTGCGCGTGACCGAGGTGGACGTGGCCCGCAAACGCATCGGCCTGACCATGCGCAAGGACGGCGGCGCCAGCGCGCGCGATGCGCAGGCCGAGCGCGCGCCCAAGGCGCAGCCCGGGCGAGGCCCGAAATCGGCCGGCCCCGCCGGCGGCGCGCCGGGCGCGCTGGGAGCGGCGCTGATGAATGCGCTGAAGAAGAGCTAG
- the pdxY gene encoding pyridoxal kinase, translating into MSLVISIQSQVVMGHVGNSAAVFPMLAAGLEVAPVPTVIFSNTPDYPTLRGRPLPADFFAELLQGLWDRALPQRADFLLSGYIGSVEVAGLLADFVARAKAANPRLRYYCDPVMGDELPGLYVPRAIADTFRDRLLPLADIASPNPFEVAHLTGQPVAELADIPRLAEALRMAPGAELIVTGCRLRETVEGMLESVIHGRSGLSRHPTAHLPLAMAGTGDLFAGLVTAALGRGRSLPQAVDFAQVQTTRALKRAAELGTKEVVLTDPDFRAALLTL; encoded by the coding sequence ATGAGCCTGGTGATCTCGATCCAGAGCCAGGTGGTCATGGGCCATGTCGGCAATTCCGCCGCCGTATTCCCGATGCTGGCGGCGGGGCTCGAGGTCGCGCCGGTGCCGACGGTGATCTTTTCCAACACGCCGGATTATCCGACTTTGCGCGGCCGGCCGCTGCCGGCGGATTTCTTCGCGGAGCTGCTGCAGGGCCTGTGGGACCGCGCCCTGCCGCAGCGCGCCGATTTCCTGCTTTCGGGTTATATCGGCTCGGTCGAGGTGGCGGGGCTGCTGGCCGATTTCGTCGCCCGCGCCAAGGCGGCGAACCCGCGCCTGCGCTATTATTGCGATCCGGTCATGGGGGACGAGCTGCCGGGCCTGTATGTCCCGCGCGCCATCGCCGATACCTTTCGGGACCGGCTGCTGCCCCTGGCCGACATCGCTTCTCCGAACCCGTTCGAGGTCGCGCATCTGACCGGGCAGCCCGTCGCCGAACTGGCCGATATTCCCCGCCTGGCCGAAGCCTTGCGCATGGCGCCCGGCGCAGAGCTGATCGTGACCGGCTGCCGGCTGCGCGAAACGGTCGAAGGCATGCTGGAAAGCGTCATCCACGGCCGCTCGGGCCTCAGCCGCCACCCGACGGCGCATCTGCCGCTGGCAATGGCCGGGACGGGCGACCTGTTCGCCGGCCTCGTCACCGCCGCCCTGGGCCGCGGCCGGTCCCTGCCCCAGGCGGTGGACTTTGCCCAGGTCCAGACCACCCGCGCCCTCAAGCGCGCCGCCGAACTCGGCACCAAAGAGGTCGTCCTGACCGACCCCGATTTCCGCGCCGCGCTTCTGACGCTCTAG
- a CDS encoding MOSC domain-containing protein, which translates to MAEITLLVGKAAPLPGSDQSSGIDKHPVDRPLRLGPQGFEGDEQADRRVHGGPEKAVHHYPFDHYAGWAQELAALALGDLHPRTREIPGVSHPRTPVGYFSKKELLGAPGAFGENISTRGLTEADVAVGDVFRLGSALVQVSQGRQPCWKLSRRFGVADMARRVQDSGRTGWYYRVLEPGVVAPGDRIERIDRMAPEWSLARLWRALYVDRMNLAELQGIAALDVLAEGWRRYAVRRLESGRVEDWSRRLEGGA; encoded by the coding sequence ATGGCCGAGATCACCCTGCTTGTCGGCAAGGCCGCCCCCCTGCCCGGCTCCGACCAGAGCAGCGGCATCGACAAGCATCCCGTCGACCGGCCGCTGCGGCTTGGTCCGCAGGGATTCGAAGGCGACGAGCAGGCCGACCGCCGCGTGCATGGCGGCCCCGAGAAGGCGGTGCATCACTACCCTTTCGATCACTATGCGGGCTGGGCGCAGGAGCTGGCAGCCTTGGCGCTGGGGGATTTACACCCCCGGACCCGCGAGATACCGGGGGTTTCACACCCCCGGACCCCCGTGGGATATTTCTCCAAGAAAGAATTGCTCGGGGCGCCCGGGGCCTTCGGCGAGAATATCTCGACGCGGGGGCTGACCGAGGCGGATGTGGCGGTGGGCGACGTCTTCCGGCTGGGCTCGGCCCTGGTCCAGGTCAGCCAGGGGCGGCAGCCGTGCTGGAAGCTGTCGCGGCGCTTCGGCGTGGCGGACATGGCGCGCCGGGTGCAGGACAGCGGCCGCACCGGCTGGTATTACCGGGTGCTGGAGCCGGGGGTCGTCGCGCCCGGCGACCGCATCGAACGGATCGACCGCATGGCGCCCGAGTGGTCCTTGGCCCGGCTGTGGCGCGCGCTTTACGTCGACCGGATGAACCTGGCCGAACTGCAGGGCATCGCCGCGCTCGACGTGCTGGCCGAGGGCTGGCGCCGCTATGCTGTCCGCCGGCTGGAGAGCGGCCGGGTCGAGGACTGGTCGCGCCGGCTCGAGGGCGGCGCATGA
- a CDS encoding DUF1775 domain-containing protein, translated as MQNHILGALCAATLGLAAAPALAHATLEAAETPAGAAYRAVIRIGHGCDGQATQTLRVDLPEGFYNAKPMPKAGWTLETVKGAYAQPFDNHGTPMAEGTRQVVWSGGDLQDDWYDEFVIRGTVGKDVAPGTVLYFPTVQECASAKADWTDVSGNEELPNPAPAVTVTKAKAGGHGHAPAPAPVVLGTLEISGAYARATPPGAPVGGAFLTIANSGAEDRLVAVRAPEISDDAQIHEMAMQGEVMQMRALPDGLTIPAGGTVELKPGGYHIMFMDLKKPLAEGATLAVTLEFEKAGPVELPMTVGPMGSGKHDAKGGGHGGH; from the coding sequence ATGCAAAACCATATCCTTGGCGCCCTTTGTGCCGCGACCCTGGGCCTTGCCGCCGCGCCGGCCCTGGCCCATGCCACGCTGGAAGCCGCCGAGACTCCGGCCGGCGCCGCCTATCGCGCGGTCATCCGCATCGGCCATGGCTGCGACGGCCAAGCCACCCAGACGCTGCGGGTGGACCTGCCCGAAGGCTTCTACAACGCCAAGCCGATGCCCAAGGCCGGCTGGACGCTGGAAACCGTCAAGGGCGCCTATGCCCAGCCCTTCGACAACCACGGCACGCCGATGGCCGAGGGCACGCGCCAGGTGGTCTGGTCGGGCGGCGACCTGCAGGACGACTGGTATGACGAATTCGTCATCCGCGGCACCGTCGGCAAGGACGTGGCACCGGGCACGGTGCTGTATTTCCCGACCGTGCAGGAATGCGCCTCGGCCAAGGCGGACTGGACCGATGTCTCGGGCAACGAGGAACTGCCCAACCCCGCGCCCGCGGTCACGGTGACCAAGGCCAAGGCCGGCGGCCACGGTCATGCCCCGGCCCCCGCGCCCGTGGTGCTGGGCACGCTGGAGATCAGCGGCGCCTATGCCCGCGCGACGCCGCCCGGCGCGCCCGTCGGCGGCGCATTCCTGACCATCGCCAACAGCGGTGCCGAGGACCGGCTGGTCGCCGTCCGCGCCCCCGAGATCAGCGACGATGCCCAGATCCACGAAATGGCGATGCAGGGCGAGGTGATGCAGATGCGCGCGCTGCCCGACGGGCTGACCATCCCCGCCGGCGGCACGGTCGAGTTGAAACCCGGCGGCTATCACATCATGTTCATGGATCTGAAGAAGCCGCTGGCCGAGGGCGCGACCCTGGCGGTCACGCTGGAATTCGAAAAGGCCGGTCCGGTCGAACTGCCGATGACGGTGGGTCCAATGGGCTCGGGCAAGCATGATGCGAAAGGAGGCGGACATGGCGGACACTGA
- a CDS encoding SCO family protein, with translation MADTDRGGSLRKLRYALWALVVVALGIVGWTQVVSPRLTQLSDTGTAALGRGDYRLQATDGSEFSQAALKGKASAVFFGFTHCPDVCPTTLGDVTGWREELGADADKLRVFFVTVDPERDSVETLRDYVSWAPGVIGVSGSPEEVAKAVKAFRIYARKVPQEGGGYSMDHSSTMLLFDDQGEYAGLIGYREDPERAMASLRALLKG, from the coding sequence ATGGCGGACACTGATCGCGGCGGATCGCTGCGCAAGCTGCGCTATGCGCTCTGGGCGCTGGTGGTGGTGGCGCTGGGGATCGTGGGCTGGACGCAGGTCGTCTCGCCCCGGCTGACGCAGCTCTCGGACACCGGCACCGCCGCCCTGGGGCGCGGTGACTATCGCCTGCAGGCGACCGACGGCAGCGAATTCAGCCAGGCGGCGCTGAAGGGCAAAGCTTCGGCGGTGTTCTTCGGCTTCACCCATTGCCCGGATGTCTGCCCGACCACCCTGGGCGATGTCACCGGCTGGCGCGAGGAGCTGGGTGCGGACGCCGACAAGCTGCGGGTGTTCTTCGTCACCGTCGACCCCGAGCGCGACTCGGTCGAGACGCTGCGCGACTATGTCTCCTGGGCGCCGGGGGTGATCGGCGTCTCGGGCAGCCCGGAGGAGGTCGCCAAGGCGGTCAAGGCCTTCCGCATCTATGCCCGCAAGGTGCCACAAGAGGGCGGCGGCTACAGCATGGACCATTCCTCGACCATGCTGCTCTTCGATGATCAGGGCGAATATGCCGGGCTGATCGGCTATCGCGAGGATCCCGAGCGCGCCATGGCTAGCCTGCGCGCGCTGCTCAAGGGCTGA
- a CDS encoding GAF domain-containing sensor histidine kinase has product MPVRVEDWAAEVADIAAIDEILEVICQITGLGVVAVAHVTRERWMACNARDRIGFGLASGTELPLAQTFCQGVCATGDAVIFDDAPNDPVYSTHPLPGQYGIVSYISVPITLPDGVVFGTLCGFDARPNRLRDSAVPGLFGLFAQLIARHIEDRRALRASRQELAETRETARLREQFLAVLGHDLRNPLAALRAGTNILGRGELEDEQRELVDAMRQTTERMAQLVENLLDLARGRLADGIRIDPASDVPLTRTLGAVLDEIARAHPERRIETDLHIAAEPAVDPLRFAQMFSNLLGNAVTHGCPDAPIRVSAASRAGRFELSVANGGQPIPAEAQERLFQPYFRQAGAAHGGLGLGLYIAAQIAQAHGGSLSVQSSEAETRFTFSMPLASG; this is encoded by the coding sequence GTGCCGGTGCGTGTTGAGGATTGGGCGGCCGAGGTCGCGGACATCGCCGCCATCGACGAGATTCTCGAGGTCATCTGCCAGATCACCGGGCTGGGCGTCGTCGCGGTGGCGCATGTGACCCGCGAACGCTGGATGGCCTGCAATGCCCGCGACCGGATCGGCTTCGGCCTGGCGTCCGGCACCGAGCTGCCGCTGGCGCAGACCTTTTGCCAGGGCGTCTGCGCGACCGGCGATGCGGTGATCTTCGACGATGCGCCGAACGACCCGGTCTATTCCACGCACCCGCTGCCGGGGCAATACGGCATCGTCAGCTATATCTCGGTGCCGATCACCCTGCCGGACGGCGTCGTCTTCGGCACGCTCTGCGGCTTCGACGCCCGGCCCAACCGGCTGCGCGACAGCGCCGTGCCCGGCCTGTTCGGGCTCTTCGCCCAGCTCATCGCTCGCCATATCGAGGATCGCCGCGCGCTGCGGGCCAGCCGGCAGGAGCTGGCCGAAACGCGCGAGACCGCCCGGCTGCGCGAGCAATTCCTGGCCGTGCTGGGCCACGACCTGCGCAATCCGCTGGCGGCGTTGCGGGCCGGCACCAATATCCTGGGCCGTGGCGAGCTGGAGGACGAGCAGCGCGAGCTGGTCGATGCCATGCGCCAGACCACCGAGCGCATGGCCCAACTGGTCGAGAATCTGCTGGACCTGGCGCGCGGCCGGCTGGCCGACGGCATCCGCATCGATCCGGCCAGCGACGTGCCGCTGACCCGGACGCTGGGCGCGGTGCTGGACGAGATCGCCCGCGCCCATCCCGAGCGCCGGATCGAGACCGACCTGCACATTGCGGCCGAGCCCGCGGTCGACCCCCTGCGCTTTGCGCAGATGTTTTCCAACCTGCTCGGCAATGCGGTGACGCATGGCTGCCCCGACGCGCCGATCCGGGTCAGCGCCGCCAGCCGGGCCGGCCGGTTCGAGCTTTCGGTCGCGAATGGCGGCCAGCCGATCCCGGCCGAGGCGCAGGAGCGGCTGTTCCAGCCCTATTTCCGCCAGGCCGGCGCGGCGCATGGCGGGCTGGGGCTGGGGCTCTATATCGCCGCGCAGATCGCGCAGGCGCATGGCGGGTCGCTGAGCGTGCAGTCGTCCGAGGCCGAGACGCGCTTCACCTTCTCGATGCCGCTCGCCTCCGGCTGA
- a CDS encoding aminodeoxychorismate synthase component I: protein MILCEFGPGGQPALFRQPRELVLVERPEAVAPALARLEALRRQGAWIAGYLSYELGYALEPVLAEAMPPARRTPLMAFAAYDGPEPAPAAPEFDGVELSSISPMISRQDYRKAFARTLDYIAAGDCYQINLTFPLQAQLRHGSAWQLHAALAARQPVGYGAYLDMGSGPVVVSRSPELFFALDAQGRIEARPMKGTAPRDPDPARDAALAAGLAGSEKNRAENLMIVDLLRNDIARISRVGSVRVPELFAVDSFATVHQMSSRVVGQLAQPADLGAMMRALFPCGSITGAPKIRAMQIIREVEPFPRGVYCGAIGWMAPDGAAGFSVAIRTLSVWPDGAVTLNVGGGVVQDSTADGEWEEALWKARYAQDLTTRS, encoded by the coding sequence GTGATCCTTTGCGAATTCGGACCCGGCGGTCAGCCGGCGCTGTTCCGGCAGCCGCGCGAACTGGTGCTGGTCGAGCGGCCCGAGGCGGTGGCGCCGGCGCTCGCCCGGCTCGAGGCGCTGCGCCGGCAGGGCGCCTGGATCGCGGGCTATCTGTCCTATGAGCTGGGCTATGCGCTGGAGCCGGTGCTGGCCGAGGCCATGCCGCCCGCGCGGCGCACGCCGCTGATGGCCTTTGCCGCCTATGACGGGCCCGAGCCGGCGCCGGCCGCGCCCGAATTCGACGGCGTCGAGCTTTCGTCGATAAGCCCGATGATTTCCCGGCAGGATTACCGCAAGGCCTTTGCGCGCACGCTGGACTATATCGCGGCCGGCGACTGCTATCAGATCAACCTGACCTTTCCCTTGCAGGCGCAGCTGCGGCATGGCTCGGCCTGGCAGCTGCACGCGGCGCTGGCGGCGCGCCAGCCGGTCGGCTATGGCGCCTATCTGGACATGGGCAGCGGGCCGGTCGTGGTCTCGCGCTCGCCCGAGCTGTTCTTCGCCCTCGACGCGCAGGGCCGGATCGAGGCGCGGCCGATGAAGGGCACGGCGCCGCGCGACCCCGACCCGGCGCGCGATGCGGCGCTGGCGGCGGGGCTCGCGGGTTCGGAAAAGAACCGGGCCGAGAACCTGATGATCGTGGACCTGCTGCGCAACGACATCGCCCGGATCTCGCGCGTGGGCTCGGTCCGGGTGCCCGAGCTTTTCGCCGTGGACAGCTTCGCCACCGTGCATCAGATGAGTTCGCGCGTGGTGGGCCAGCTTGCGCAGCCGGCCGATCTGGGCGCGATGATGCGGGCGCTGTTTCCCTGCGGCTCGATCACCGGCGCGCCCAAGATCCGTGCCATGCAGATCATCCGCGAGGTCGAGCCTTTCCCGCGCGGCGTCTATTGCGGCGCGATCGGCTGGATGGCGCCCGATGGCGCGGCCGGCTTCTCGGTCGCGATCCGCACGCTGTCGGTTTGGCCCGACGGCGCGGTGACGCTGAACGTGGGCGGCGGCGTGGTGCAGGATTCGACCGCCGATGGCGAATGGGAGGAGGCGCTGTGGAAAGCCCGTTACGCGCAGGATCTGACGACCCGGAGCTGA
- a CDS encoding aminotransferase class IV yields MESPLRAGSDDPELRLIETALWDGAGCPRLAGHLARLARGARALGWPCDAEAARAALTGPEGQPARLRLTLDRAGRVAVTQAALPPSPPLWRLALAGARLDAEDPWLRLKTTRRAHYDAARAALPPGIHEAIFLNQRGEVCDGTITTVFFDRGEGLCTPPLASGLLDGVLRAEMLGQGACREELLAGDDLPRVRLWVGNALRGLKPATWAG; encoded by the coding sequence GTGGAAAGCCCGTTACGCGCAGGATCTGACGACCCGGAGCTGAGGCTGATCGAGACCGCGCTGTGGGACGGCGCCGGCTGTCCCCGGCTGGCCGGGCACCTGGCACGGCTGGCGCGGGGTGCACGGGCGCTGGGTTGGCCCTGCGATGCCGAGGCCGCCCGCGCGGCGCTGACCGGCCCGGAGGGCCAGCCCGCCCGGCTGCGGCTGACGCTGGACCGCGCGGGCCGCGTCGCGGTGACGCAGGCCGCGCTGCCGCCTTCGCCGCCGCTGTGGCGCCTGGCGCTGGCGGGGGCACGGCTGGACGCGGAGGATCCCTGGCTACGGCTCAAGACCACGCGGCGGGCGCATTACGACGCCGCCCGCGCGGCGCTGCCGCCGGGCATCCATGAGGCGATCTTCCTGAACCAGCGCGGCGAGGTCTGCGACGGCACCATCACCACGGTCTTCTTCGATCGGGGCGAGGGGCTCTGCACGCCGCCGCTGGCCTCGGGCCTGCTCGACGGCGTGCTGCGGGCCGAGATGCTGGGGCAAGGCGCCTGCCGCGAGGAGCTGCTGGCGGGCGACGACCTGCCGCGTGTGCGGCTGTGGGTCGGCAATGCGCTGCGCGGGCTGAAGCCGGCCACCTGGGCCGGCTGA
- the nadA gene encoding quinolinate synthase NadA produces the protein MLDLTTIRGELAACYDLEPSLELAQSMADIHARMGRVMPWPDWAIHAPYVRAINALKKQRNAVVLAHNYMTPQIYHGISDVVGDSLHLAIKATEVEADIIVQCGVHFMAETSKILNPEKTVLMPDMEAGCSLAESITAAGIAEMRARYPGAPVVSYVNTTAEVKAASDICCTSANAVQIVSALEGDTVIMTPDKWLAQNVANKVKNKRVVWWDGACIVHEQFTAQDLRDFRDWNPGLKIIAHPECPPEVVAEADYAGSTANIQDWVTAEQPKQVMLVTECSMASNISDANPGVEFLGPCNMCPYMQKITLEKVLWSLHSMSGVVEVDPAVAEPARRAVQRMIDLSRRLAA, from the coding sequence ATGCTCGATCTGACGACCATTCGGGGCGAGCTTGCCGCCTGTTACGACCTCGAGCCCTCGCTGGAGCTCGCGCAGTCGATGGCCGACATCCATGCCCGCATGGGCCGGGTTATGCCCTGGCCGGACTGGGCGATCCACGCCCCCTATGTCCGCGCCATCAATGCGCTGAAGAAGCAGCGCAATGCCGTGGTTCTGGCGCATAACTACATGACGCCGCAGATCTATCACGGGATTTCCGACGTGGTGGGCGACAGCCTGCACCTGGCGATCAAGGCGACCGAGGTCGAGGCCGACATCATCGTGCAATGCGGCGTGCATTTCATGGCCGAGACCTCGAAGATCCTGAACCCGGAAAAGACCGTGCTGATGCCGGACATGGAGGCGGGCTGCTCGCTGGCCGAAAGCATCACCGCCGCGGGCATCGCCGAGATGCGCGCGCGCTATCCGGGCGCGCCGGTGGTGAGCTACGTCAACACCACCGCCGAGGTGAAGGCCGCCTCCGACATCTGCTGCACCAGCGCGAATGCGGTGCAGATCGTTTCGGCGCTGGAGGGCGATACGGTCATCATGACGCCCGACAAGTGGCTGGCGCAGAACGTGGCGAACAAGGTCAAGAACAAGCGCGTGGTCTGGTGGGACGGCGCCTGCATCGTGCATGAGCAGTTCACGGCGCAGGACCTGCGCGATTTCCGCGACTGGAACCCGGGGCTGAAGATCATCGCCCATCCCGAATGCCCGCCCGAGGTGGTGGCCGAGGCGGATTACGCCGGCTCGACCGCGAATATCCAGGACTGGGTGACGGCCGAGCAGCCGAAGCAGGTCATGCTGGTGACGGAATGCTCGATGGCCTCGAACATCTCGGACGCGAATCCGGGGGTCGAGTTCCTGGGGCCGTGCAATATGTGTCCCTATATGCAGAAGATCACCCTGGAAAAGGTGCTGTGGTCGCTGCATTCCATGAGTGGCGTGGTCGAGGTTGACCCGGCCGTCGCCGAACCGGCCCGCCGCGCCGTGCAGCGCATGATCGACCTGTCGCGCAGGCTGGCCGCGTGA